From a single Oreochromis niloticus isolate F11D_XX linkage group LG4, O_niloticus_UMD_NMBU, whole genome shotgun sequence genomic region:
- the map3k3 gene encoding mitogen-activated protein kinase kinase kinase 3 has product MNERQALHSIMKDLVALQMTRRQPVSSHDSGKPKTPAQANRQDDVRIKFEFSGERRILVFGRPVQFEEIQQKVKTVFGQQLDLHYMNNELSIPLRGQDDLDKAIDLLDRSSNMKSIRILLLTQEHSNASSPSHHVPCKQVRIKSSQSTGDVSTVYQSSEPRGRHLSTGSQNTGRSSPPPGYVPERQQRIARQGSYTSINSEGEFIPETSDQCVLDPWSSAENSISGSCQSLDSNSDSPSLRKSRMHRAKSYPDNRQECSDRENHVYDRVAGKGGTFPRRYLVSLPYKDNSEGRRTFPRIRRPQGNLFTLVPSRRSLNGSEESLGSWQQVDAQGRLRPQDRSVPHKSPSAPVTWRRGKLLGQGAFGQVYLCYDVDTGRELAAKQVQFDPDSPETSKEVSALECEIQLLKNLHHERIVQYYGCLRDHNEKTLTIFMEYMPGGSVKDQLKAYGALTENVTRKYTRQILEGMSYLHSNMIVHRDIKGANILRDSAGNVKLGDFGASKRLQTICMSGTGIRSVTGTPYWMSPEVISGEGYGRKADVWSLGCTVVEMLTEKPPWAEYEAMAAIFKIATQPTNPLLPSHTSDQARDFIRSIFVEAKHRPSAEELLRHPFSQILC; this is encoded by the exons GACGATGTCAGGATAAAGTTTGAGTTCTCAGGAGAGAGGAG GATCCTGGTCTTTGGACGACCTGTGCAGTTTGAGGAAATTCAGCAGAAAGTCAAGACGGTCTTTGGCCAGCAGCTAGACCTGCATTATATGAACAATGAG TTGTCCATTCCTCTGCGAGGACAGGATGACCTTGACAAGGCAATCGACTTACTAGACCGAAGCTCCAACATGAAGAGCATCAGGATATTGCTTCTCACTCaggagcacagcaat GCATCCTCTCCTTCCCACCACGTGCCATGTAAGCAGGTGAGGATCAAATCCTCCCAGTCCACTGGAGATGTAAGCACAGTGTACCAAAGCTCCGAGCCCAGGGGGCGTCACCTATCAACTG GTTCTCAGAACACAGGGCGTAGTTCCCCACCTCCTGGCTACGTCCCTGAACGCCAGCAGAGGATCGCCCGCCAAGGTTCATACACCAGCATAAACAGTGAGGGAGAGTTCATCCCAGAAACCAGCGATCAATGC GTGCTGGATCCCTGGAGCAGTGCAGAGAACTCAATTTCTGGAAGCTGCCAGTCTCTGGACAGCAACTCAGACAG CCCCTCACTGAGGAAGTCTCGCATGCACAGAGCCAAGAGTTACCCTGATAATCGTCAAGAGTGCTCAG ATCGGGAGAATCATGTGTATGACAGGGTTGCAGGGAAGGGAGGCACCTTTCCTCGAAGGTACCTTGTGTCCCTCCCTTATAAGGACAACAGTGAAG GTCGCCGAACATTTCCACGGATTCGTCGCCCTCAGGGGAACCTTTTCACTCTAGTGCCCTCAAGACGGTCACTTAACGGCAGTGAGGAGAGTCTGGGCAGCTGGCAGCAGGTCGACGCACAAGGCAGGCTACGCCCCCAGGATCGTTCTGTTCCCCATAAGT CGCCCAGTGCTCCGGTGACGTGGCGCCGGGGGAAGCTTCTGGGCCAGGGCGCGTTTGGCCAGGTTTACCTGTGTTATGATGTAGATACTGGGAGAGAGCTGGCTGCCAAGCAAGTCCAGTTTGATCCTGACAGTCCTGAGACCAGTAAG GAGGTCAGCGCTTTAGAGTGTGAAATCCAGCTGCTGAAAAACCTACATCACGAGCGCATTGTTCAGTACTATGGCTGTTTGAGGGATCACAACGAGAAAACTCTCACTATTTTCATGGAGTACATGCCGGGG GGTTCGGTCAAAGATCAGCTGAAGGCCTATGGGGCCCTGACAGAAAATGTCACCCGCAAGTACACAAGGCAGATCCTGGAAGGCATGTCCTATCTGCACAGCAACATGATTGTACACAGGGACATCAAAG GTGCCAACATCCTGCGGGATTCAGCAGGAAACGTGAAGCTTGGAGATTTTGGTGCCAGCAAAAGGCTCCAGACCATCTGCATGTCTGGCACCGGCATACGCTCTGTAACCGGCACCCCCTACTGGATGAGTCCGGAGGTGATCAGTGGAGAGGGCTACGGAAGGAAAGCTGATGTCTG GAGTCTTGGTTGCACAGTGGTCGAAATGCTGACAGAAAAGCCACCGTGGGCTGAATATGAGGCCATGGCAGCGATATTCAAGATCGCCACCCAGCCCACCAACCCGCTTCTGCCCTCGCACACTTCCGACCAGGCACGGGACTTCATCCGCAGCATTTTTGTGGAAGCTAAACACAGGCCCAGTGCTGAGGAGCTGCTCAGACATCCTTTCTCCCAGATTCTGTGTTGA